The Desulfovibrio piger DNA segment GGGCATCACCCACGTCATCCGCGGTGACGACCACGTGTCCAACACCCCCCGCCAGATCCTCATCTACGAAGCCCTGGGCCTGCCCGTGCCCACCTTCGGCCATGTGCCCATGATCCTGGGCCCCGACCGCCAGAAGCTCTCCAAGCGTCACGGCGCCCGCGCCGTCATCGAATACCAGAACGACGGCCTGCTGCCCCAGGCTCTGGTCAACTATCTGGTGCGTCTGGGCTGGTCCCACGGCGACCAGGAGATCTTCACCCAGGAAGAGCTCATCAAATTCTTCGACGGTACCAGCCTCAACCCCGCTGCCGCCGCCTTCGACCCGGCCAAGCTGGAGTGGATCAACGCCCACTTCATGCGTGAGATGCCCCTGGACGAACTGGCCAAGCTGGTGCGTCCCTTCGTGGAAAAAGCCGGTCTGCCCGCCGATGTCGCCGACGACAAGCTGGCCGCCCTGTGTCACATGTTCCGCGAGCGCGCCGGGGACCTCAAGGCCCTGGCCGAATCCTTCCGTCCCCTGCTGGTCAGCGCCGACGAGCTGGCCTATGACGAAAAGGCCTGCGCCAAGAACCTGACCGATGCCAGCAAGGCCCACCTCAATGCCGTGGCCGAACTCTTCGCCGCCTGCGATCCCTTCGACGCCCCCAGCCTCGAAGCCGCCCTGCACGGTTACATCGAAGGCAACGGCCTCAAGTTCAAGGATGTGGCCCCGGCCCTGCGCACGGCCCTC contains these protein-coding regions:
- the gltX gene encoding glutamate--tRNA ligase; the encoded protein is MNKVVTRFAPSPTGHLHIGGARTAIFCWLLARHFGGEFHLRIEDTDLLRSKQEYTDSILASMRWLGLDWDGPLNYQTQRTELYNSYVDKLLETGHAYWCSCTPEEVEAMREKARAQGLKPRYNGCCRERNLGPGEGRCVRLKAPQAGKVVFDDMVKGRIAVDVSELDDMVIRRADGMPTYNMAVVVDDYEMGITHVIRGDDHVSNTPRQILIYEALGLPVPTFGHVPMILGPDRQKLSKRHGARAVIEYQNDGLLPQALVNYLVRLGWSHGDQEIFTQEELIKFFDGTSLNPAAAAFDPAKLEWINAHFMREMPLDELAKLVRPFVEKAGLPADVADDKLAALCHMFRERAGDLKALAESFRPLLVSADELAYDEKACAKNLTDASKAHLNAVAELFAACDPFDAPSLEAALHGYIEGNGLKFKDVAPALRTALMGFMGGPHLPEIMAFLGKDASLARIRRAAGM